One window of the Arthrobacter sp. D5-1 genome contains the following:
- a CDS encoding PadR family transcriptional regulator has translation MPPVFAHGALRLYLLALLEAGPKHGYELIKALGDRFGGTYSPSAGTIYPRLGKLEEEGLVATETEGRRTKYFITDAGLAELDGRRDELADVENTISASVRRLADNLREDIRTNMRGLRADLAATAEAARTTATSAPFRSRPGGYTPEGQRLVKEAELMVQSFRDDIRVELRLHGASQPLTPLALETVRTVLDQARISIRNSLRN, from the coding sequence ATGCCTCCCGTCTTTGCACACGGAGCCCTGCGCCTGTACCTGTTGGCGTTGCTCGAAGCAGGCCCCAAGCACGGCTATGAATTGATCAAGGCCTTAGGCGACCGGTTTGGCGGGACGTACTCCCCCAGCGCAGGGACCATCTATCCGCGCCTGGGCAAGCTGGAGGAAGAGGGCTTGGTAGCCACCGAGACCGAGGGCCGCCGCACCAAATACTTCATCACCGACGCGGGCCTCGCCGAACTTGATGGCCGCAGGGACGAGTTGGCCGACGTCGAAAACACCATTTCCGCCTCCGTCAGGCGGCTCGCCGACAACTTGCGCGAAGATATCCGCACCAATATGCGGGGCCTGCGGGCGGACCTTGCGGCCACTGCTGAAGCGGCCCGCACCACCGCAACCTCAGCACCTTTCCGGAGCCGGCCCGGCGGCTACACCCCTGAGGGCCAGCGCCTGGTGAAGGAAGCCGAGCTCATGGTCCAGTCGTTCAGGGACGATATCCGGGTGGAGCTGCGCCTGCACGGTGCCTCACAACCGCTGACGCCTTTGGCACTGGAAACAGTGCGTACGGTACTGGACCAGGCGCGCATCTCGATCAGGAACTCGCTGCGCAATTGA
- the rsrA gene encoding mycothiol system anti-sigma-R factor, with the protein MSDCQGLGDCDDTRMQRIYEYLDGALTREDLTEIKQHLDTCEECSEQYDLECLIRTMVKRSCTESAPENLKNSILDRIHSIKPVEA; encoded by the coding sequence ATGAGCGACTGCCAGGGATTGGGCGATTGCGACGATACGCGAATGCAGCGGATCTACGAATACCTCGACGGCGCGTTGACCCGCGAGGACCTCACTGAGATCAAGCAGCACCTGGACACCTGTGAGGAGTGCTCCGAGCAGTATGACCTCGAGTGCCTCATCCGTACCATGGTCAAACGGTCGTGCACCGAGTCAGCCCCGGAGAACCTTAAGAACTCGATTCTGGACAGGATTCACTCCATCAAGCCGGTAGAAGCCTGA
- a CDS encoding sigma-70 family RNA polymerase sigma factor: MSTTEPAAAAMYQAAGAEDAVAAPDVDVASETPEQRRARFERDAMQYVDQLYSAAMRMARNPSDAEDLVQEAYTKAFSAFHQYKPGTNLKAWLYRILTNTYINLYRKRQREPLQSNSDTIEDWQLAKAESHTSAGLRSAETEALDHLPDSDVKNALQSIPEEFRLAVYFADVEGYAYKQISEIMNTPIGTVMSRLHRGRKMLRDMLADYATERGFRAHTEDQAAAGSNNQEKEK, encoded by the coding sequence ATGAGCACCACGGAACCGGCCGCAGCGGCCATGTACCAGGCGGCCGGCGCGGAAGACGCAGTGGCCGCACCCGACGTCGATGTCGCTTCGGAGACTCCCGAGCAGCGGCGTGCGCGTTTCGAGCGCGACGCCATGCAGTATGTGGACCAGTTGTATTCGGCAGCCATGAGGATGGCACGAAACCCTTCGGATGCGGAGGATCTGGTTCAGGAGGCCTATACCAAGGCATTTTCGGCTTTCCACCAGTACAAGCCAGGGACCAACCTCAAAGCGTGGCTGTACCGCATCCTGACCAACACCTATATCAACCTCTACCGGAAGCGGCAGCGTGAGCCGCTGCAGTCCAACTCGGACACGATCGAGGACTGGCAGTTGGCCAAGGCTGAGTCGCATACTTCTGCGGGGTTGAGGTCTGCGGAAACTGAGGCGCTGGACCACTTGCCGGACTCCGACGTCAAGAACGCATTGCAATCCATCCCGGAGGAATTCCGGCTGGCTGTTTACTTCGCGGACGTCGAGGGCTACGCGTACAAGCAGATATCTGAAATTATGAACACTCCCATCGGCACGGTCATGTCACGGTTGCACCGCGGCAGGAAGATGCTGCGGGACATGCTGGCGGACTACGCCACCGAACGGGGCTTCAGGGCCCACACCGAAGACCAGGCCGCGGCCGGAAGCAACAATCAGGAGAAAGAGAAATGA
- a CDS encoding DoxX family membrane protein, translating to MSVIRFLARPMLASSFVVAGLDKLRNADDTAKQLSPVLRRASESLPFKADEKTLARVLGGAQLGAGALLGLGKLTRFAATVLAVTSALNSYVEWRSADISTKEGRSARKAQLLKNISLTGGVLLASVDTEGRPSIAWRAEHLAADAKKVTGKQIKRADKAVRKAVDNAVGA from the coding sequence ATGTCTGTTATCCGTTTTCTCGCGCGGCCCATGCTCGCGTCCAGCTTCGTCGTCGCAGGCCTTGACAAGCTCAGGAACGCAGACGATACCGCCAAGCAGCTCTCGCCCGTCCTTCGACGGGCCTCGGAATCGCTGCCCTTCAAAGCCGATGAGAAGACCCTCGCGCGCGTCCTTGGAGGCGCCCAGTTGGGGGCCGGCGCATTGCTCGGGCTTGGGAAGCTCACCCGTTTTGCCGCAACGGTGCTGGCTGTCACATCGGCGTTGAACTCCTACGTCGAATGGCGATCAGCGGATATCAGCACCAAGGAAGGGCGGAGCGCACGCAAGGCCCAGTTGCTGAAGAATATTTCCCTGACAGGCGGGGTCCTTCTTGCCTCGGTTGATACCGAGGGACGCCCCAGCATTGCCTGGCGCGCGGAGCACTTGGCTGCCGACGCCAAAAAGGTGACGGGCAAGCAGATCAAGCGGGCAGACAAAGCAGTACGCAAGGCCGTAGACAACGCAGTTGGAGCATAA
- the aroA gene encoding 3-phosphoshikimate 1-carboxyvinyltransferase, translating to MTGTTAANTGPSKAAALPLWPAPYAKGPVDATVTVPGSKSLTNRFLVLAALADGPSRLRAPLHSRDSALMIQALRQLGATVTEVPGDGDYGPDLEITPMDPAAPSAGTAIDCGLAGTVMRFVPPLAALRKGTTVFDGDPHARNRPMGTIIEALTALGVSVAAEGGRTPSALPFMVDGTGEVRGGHLVIDASASSQFVSALLLVGARFTDGLHLEHVGKPVPSLDHITMTVEVLRSVGVTVDDSVPNHWRVSPGPIHAFDQRIEQDLSNAGPFLAAALATQGTVRVTNWPAGTTQVGDMWRTILATMGASVTMEDGTLSVTGGPVIKGADFDETSELAPTVAALCALAAGPSRLTGIAHLRGHETDRLAALVAEINSLGGDAEETADGLIIRPAALHAGVVHSYADHRMATAGAILGLAVEGVQVEDIATTSKTMPEFPEMWARMVGTISSTDGAQN from the coding sequence ATGACGGGGACCACCGCCGCAAATACCGGACCAAGCAAAGCCGCTGCGCTGCCTCTCTGGCCGGCGCCCTACGCCAAAGGGCCCGTGGATGCCACGGTGACGGTACCTGGTTCAAAGTCGTTGACCAACCGGTTCCTGGTGTTGGCGGCTTTGGCGGATGGTCCCTCACGGCTGCGGGCTCCGCTGCATTCCCGTGATTCCGCACTCATGATCCAGGCTTTGCGGCAGTTGGGGGCCACGGTCACGGAGGTTCCCGGCGACGGCGACTACGGCCCTGACCTTGAGATCACCCCGATGGATCCCGCCGCCCCAAGCGCCGGGACAGCCATTGACTGCGGCCTCGCCGGCACGGTCATGCGGTTCGTACCTCCGCTGGCGGCCCTGCGCAAGGGAACTACCGTCTTCGACGGCGACCCCCACGCCCGCAACAGGCCGATGGGCACCATCATCGAGGCGTTGACCGCCCTCGGCGTTTCCGTGGCAGCCGAAGGCGGCAGGACGCCGTCGGCCCTTCCCTTCATGGTGGACGGCACCGGCGAAGTCCGGGGCGGCCACTTAGTGATCGATGCCAGCGCGTCATCGCAGTTTGTGTCCGCCCTGCTGTTGGTCGGCGCCCGTTTTACCGATGGCCTCCACTTGGAGCACGTCGGCAAGCCTGTACCCAGCCTGGACCACATCACCATGACCGTGGAGGTCCTCCGCAGCGTGGGCGTCACCGTGGATGACTCCGTACCCAACCACTGGCGGGTCTCCCCCGGGCCCATCCACGCCTTTGACCAAAGGATCGAGCAGGACCTTTCCAACGCCGGCCCCTTCCTGGCCGCAGCCTTGGCAACACAGGGCACAGTACGGGTCACCAATTGGCCGGCCGGCACCACCCAGGTTGGCGATATGTGGCGGACCATCCTGGCCACCATGGGAGCCAGCGTCACCATGGAGGACGGAACCCTCTCCGTGACCGGCGGACCGGTCATCAAGGGCGCCGACTTCGACGAAACCAGCGAACTCGCGCCCACCGTTGCCGCCTTGTGCGCTCTGGCTGCCGGCCCCTCGCGGTTGACGGGGATTGCCCATCTCCGTGGCCATGAAACGGACCGGCTTGCGGCACTCGTTGCTGAAATCAACTCCCTGGGCGGTGACGCCGAAGAGACCGCCGATGGCCTCATCATCCGCCCCGCGGCTCTGCACGCCGGAGTGGTCCACAGCTATGCCGACCACCGCATGGCCACTGCCGGCGCCATCCTGGGCCTCGCCGTGGAAGGCGTCCAAGTGGAAGACATCGCCACCACGTCCAAGACCATGCCGGAGTTCCCGGAAATGTGGGCCCGAATGGTGGGGACCATCTCCAGCACGGATGGGGCACAAAACTGA
- a CDS encoding ribosome small subunit-dependent GTPase A, which translates to MGRDARSWDESDVRIRPNKKGSRPRTKDRPSHDDAVIGRIITVDRGRYRAIVDEDSANARVVIAARARELRRNPVVPGDFVALVGDVSGSPDTLARLVRVEERQTLLRRSADDTDPIERVVVANAHQLVIVVAAANPEPRTGFIDRALVAAYDAGIEPLLLITKADVKDPAELLANYLSLDFPVIISRTADSEAGGIDARSDDGLSARLDRDAVAQLRSHLGGKVTVMLGHSGVGKSTMVNALTGAERATGGVNAVTGRGRHTSSSALALKLADAPAGSWIIDTPGIRSFGLAHVDPDRILHSFPDLEPGTEACERGCKHDATAINCGLDPWVNNGHAGPSGAARLASLRRLLGADPRMEAKETKELGTVN; encoded by the coding sequence ATGGGCCGCGATGCACGCTCCTGGGACGAATCCGACGTCCGGATTCGACCCAACAAAAAAGGGTCCAGGCCACGGACCAAGGACAGGCCCAGCCATGACGACGCCGTCATCGGGCGGATCATCACCGTTGACCGCGGACGGTACAGGGCGATTGTGGACGAGGATTCCGCGAACGCACGCGTCGTCATCGCTGCGCGCGCCCGCGAACTGCGGCGTAACCCGGTAGTACCCGGGGACTTCGTCGCTTTAGTGGGGGACGTCTCCGGTTCGCCGGACACGCTGGCGCGGCTGGTCCGGGTGGAAGAACGACAAACCCTCCTGCGACGCAGCGCGGACGACACCGACCCCATCGAACGCGTCGTGGTGGCCAACGCCCACCAGTTGGTCATTGTTGTTGCAGCCGCCAACCCTGAACCGCGCACCGGATTCATCGACCGCGCCTTGGTGGCAGCCTACGACGCCGGCATTGAGCCGTTGCTGCTCATCACCAAGGCGGACGTCAAGGATCCGGCAGAATTGCTTGCCAACTACCTCAGCCTGGACTTCCCCGTCATCATCAGCCGCACGGCGGACTCCGAAGCAGGCGGCATCGACGCCCGCTCCGATGACGGCCTGTCCGCACGGTTGGACCGCGACGCCGTAGCCCAGTTGCGCTCCCACCTCGGCGGCAAGGTCACCGTGATGCTCGGCCACTCGGGCGTGGGCAAGTCCACCATGGTCAATGCGCTGACAGGGGCGGAGAGGGCCACCGGCGGCGTTAACGCCGTGACAGGCCGGGGCCGTCATACGTCCTCCTCCGCTTTGGCCCTGAAACTCGCCGACGCCCCGGCCGGCAGTTGGATCATCGATACCCCGGGCATCCGGTCCTTTGGCTTGGCCCATGTGGACCCTGACCGGATTCTGCATTCCTTCCCGGATCTTGAACCCGGAACTGAAGCCTGTGAGCGGGGATGCAAGCACGACGCCACGGCCATCAACTGCGGACTGGATCCGTGGGTTAACAACGGCCATGCAGGACCTTCAGGAGCAGCGCGGTTGGCCTCGTTGCGGCGGTTGCTCGGTGCCGACCCCCGGATGGAAGCAAAAGAGACCAAGGAACTGGGCACCGTCAACTGA
- the hisN gene encoding histidinol-phosphatase, producing MTHPVSTYNDDLRLAHVLADSVDAQTMDRFKALDLKIETKPDLTPVTDADKAAEEAIRGQLSRSRPRDAVLGEEFGSSGHGSRRWIIDPIDGTKNFVRGVPVWATLIALVDEGEPVVGVVSAPALGKRWWAAKDMGAYMGRSLAAATRLKVSNVSRLSDASLSYSSLSGWKDRGNLDEFLGLTEDVWRTRAYGDFWSYCLVAEGAVDIACEPELNLYDMAALVPIVTEAGGRFTSLEGDDGPFGGNALATNSILHSEVLKRLNPGLDDLL from the coding sequence ATGACCCATCCCGTTTCCACCTACAACGATGACCTGCGCCTTGCCCACGTCCTCGCTGACTCAGTCGATGCCCAGACCATGGACCGCTTCAAGGCCCTGGACCTGAAGATCGAAACCAAGCCAGACCTCACACCTGTCACTGACGCCGACAAAGCAGCGGAGGAAGCCATCCGGGGTCAGCTCTCCCGGTCCCGCCCCCGGGATGCTGTCCTTGGCGAGGAGTTTGGCAGCAGCGGACACGGCTCACGGCGTTGGATCATTGATCCCATCGACGGGACCAAGAACTTTGTCCGGGGCGTACCGGTGTGGGCAACATTGATCGCATTGGTTGATGAGGGTGAACCCGTGGTTGGCGTCGTCAGTGCACCCGCCTTGGGAAAACGCTGGTGGGCTGCCAAGGACATGGGCGCCTACATGGGCCGGTCCCTTGCCGCGGCCACCCGTTTGAAGGTCTCCAACGTTTCCCGCCTGTCCGATGCCTCCTTGTCCTACTCAAGCCTGTCCGGGTGGAAGGACCGCGGAAACCTGGATGAGTTCCTGGGGCTCACAGAGGATGTATGGCGAACCCGGGCCTACGGCGATTTTTGGTCATACTGCCTGGTGGCCGAGGGTGCAGTGGACATCGCGTGCGAGCCTGAGCTGAACCTGTACGACATGGCAGCCCTCGTCCCGATCGTTACGGAGGCCGGTGGCCGTTTCACCTCCCTGGAAGGCGACGACGGTCCGTTCGGCGGCAACGCGCTGGCCACCAACTCCATCCTTCACTCGGAAGTCCTCAAGCGGCTCAACCCGGGCCTGGACGACCTGCTCTAG